The nucleotide sequence GTGCGGCTTTGGCCTTTTCAGCAATCGCCTGGAACGCCGCCGGTTCGTGGATCGCGAGATCCGACAGCACCTTGCGGTCCACAACGACGCCCGACTTGGCGAGGCCGTTGATAAACACGCTGTAGGTCATGCCGAACGGACGCACAGCGGCGTTGAGACGCTGGATCCAGAGCGCGCGGAAGGTGCGCTTCTTCAGCTTGCGGGCGCGGAAGGCGTACTGGCCTGCCTTGTCCACGGCTGCCTTGGCGGCGCGGATGGTGTTCTTGCGGCGGCCGGAAAAAC is from Afipia massiliensis and encodes:
- the rplT gene encoding 50S ribosomal protein L20 — its product is MSRVKRGVTSHAKHKKVYKAAKGFSGRRKNTIRAAKAAVDKAGQYAFRARKLKKRTFRALWIQRLNAAVRPFGMTYSVFINGLAKSGVVVDRKVLSDLAIHEPAAFQAIAEKAKAALAA